Proteins encoded by one window of Enterobacter hormaechei subsp. xiangfangensis:
- the pssA gene encoding CDP-diacylglycerol--serine O-phosphatidyltransferase, protein MLSKFKRNKHQQHLAQLPKISQSVDDVEFFYAPAHFRETLLEKIASATRRICIVALYLEQDEGGRAILNALYEAKRQRPELDVRVLVDWHRAQRGRIGAAASNTNADWYCRTAQENPGIDIPVYGVPVNTREALGVLHFKGFIIDDSVLYSGASLNDVYLHQLDKYRYDRYHLIRNPQMADIMFNWVDKNLVHGRGVHRLDDPHRPKSPEIKNDVRSFRQELRDAVYRFQGDASNEELSVTPLVGLGKSSLLNKTIFHLMPCAEHKLTICTPYFNLPAVLVRNIIQLLRDGKKVEIIVGDKTANDFFIPEDQPFKIIGALPYLYEINLRRFLSRLQYYVNTDQLVVRLWKDEDNSYHLKGMWVDDEWMLLTGNNLNPRAWRLDLENAILIHDPQHALAAKRDRELELIRTHTTVVRHYRDLQSIADYPVKVRKLIRRLRRIRIDRLISRIL, encoded by the coding sequence ATGTTGTCAAAATTTAAGCGTAATAAACATCAACAACACCTTGCTCAACTACCGAAGATTTCTCAGTCAGTTGATGATGTAGAGTTCTTTTATGCTCCCGCTCATTTCCGGGAGACGCTTCTTGAAAAGATTGCCAGCGCTACGCGACGTATTTGCATTGTGGCGCTCTATCTTGAACAAGATGAAGGTGGGCGTGCGATCCTGAACGCGCTCTATGAAGCGAAACGTCAGCGTCCGGAACTGGATGTTCGCGTGCTGGTTGACTGGCACCGTGCTCAGCGTGGCCGTATTGGTGCGGCTGCCTCGAATACCAATGCTGACTGGTATTGCCGCACGGCCCAGGAAAATCCGGGTATTGATATCCCGGTGTATGGCGTACCGGTGAATACCCGTGAAGCGCTTGGCGTTCTTCATTTTAAAGGATTTATCATTGATGACAGCGTCCTTTATAGCGGCGCCAGCCTGAATGATGTGTATCTCCATCAGCTCGATAAATACCGCTACGATCGCTACCATCTGATCCGCAATCCGCAGATGGCTGACATCATGTTCAACTGGGTTGATAAAAACCTGGTTCATGGTCGGGGTGTGCACCGTCTTGACGATCCTCATCGCCCGAAAAGCCCGGAAATCAAAAACGACGTTCGCTCCTTCCGCCAGGAACTGCGCGATGCGGTTTATCGTTTTCAGGGTGATGCCAGTAATGAAGAACTGTCCGTTACGCCTCTGGTAGGCCTGGGAAAATCCAGCCTGCTGAACAAGACCATCTTTCATTTGATGCCCTGCGCTGAGCATAAGCTCACCATCTGCACCCCGTACTTCAACCTTCCCGCCGTTCTGGTGCGTAATATCATTCAGCTGTTGCGTGATGGTAAAAAGGTGGAAATCATTGTCGGGGATAAAACGGCAAATGACTTTTTCATTCCGGAAGATCAGCCTTTCAAGATCATCGGCGCACTGCCTTATCTCTATGAGATTAACCTGCGCCGCTTCCTGAGCCGTTTACAGTACTATGTGAACACGGACCAGCTGGTTGTGCGTCTCTGGAAAGATGAAGACAACAGCTATCACCTCAAAGGGATGTGGGTGGATGACGAGTGGATGCTGCTGACCGGTAATAACCTGAACCCACGCGCCTGGCGTCTGGATCTGGAAAACGCCATCCTTATTCATGATCCTCAGCATGCGTTAGCCGCGAAACGCGATCGTGAGCTGGAGCTTATACGCACGCATACCACCGTGGTTCGTCATTATCGCGATCTGCAAAGCATCGCTGATTATCCGGTGAAAGTTCGCAAGCTGATTCGCCGTCTACGTCGGATCCGTATCGACCGCCTCATCAGCCGCATTCTGTAA